CGCGTCTCGAAGCCCAGACGCTGGTGGCGCACTATCAGCACTGCCCGGCGCACACGGTTAAAATTCATCATTACGATCCAACGCTTGCCGTTATGGTGATGGAAGATCTCTCCGATCACCGCATCTGGCGCGGCGAACTCATCAAAGGCGCGCACTACCCGCAGGCGGCCCGGCAGCTTGGCGAATATCTGGCGCAGACGCTGTTTCATACCAGCGATTTTTATCTGCACCCCCATGCGAAAAAAGCCGAAGTGGCGCGCTTTATCAACCCGGAGATGTGTGAGATCACCGAAGACCTGTTCTTTAACGATCCGTATCAGGTTCATGAGCGCAATAACTACCCGGCTGAACTTGAAGCCGCGGTCGCCACGCTGCGCGACGATGCCGCGCTGAAGTGCGCCGTGGCTGCGCTCAAGCACCGCTTTTTCTCCCATGCCGAAGCGCTGCTGCACGGCGATATTCACAGCGGCTCGATTTTTGTCGCCGACGGCAGCCTGAAGGCGATCGACGCCGAGTTCGGGTATTTCGGCCCGGTGGGCTTTGACGTTGGGACGGCCATCGGCAACCTGCTGCTGAACTACTGCGGCGCGCCGGGCCAGCTCGGCATCCGCGAAGCCGCCGACGCGCGCGAGCAGCGCCTTATCGATATCGCCACGCTGTGGCACACCTTCGCCGAGCGTTTCCAGACGCTGGCGCGTGAGAAAACCCGCGACGCGGCGCTGGCCCAGCCGGGTTACGCCAGCGAGTTTTTGAAGAAGGTGTGGGCGGACGCCGTTGGTTTTGCCGGTACGGAGCTTATCCGCCGAAGCGTCGGGCTGTCGCATGTGGCGGATATCGATACCATTCGGGATGAAGAGATGAAGCTGTCGTGCCTGCGCCACGCCATCGGGCTTGGCAAGGCCCTGATCCTTCTTGCCCCGCGTATCGAGAGCGCCGACGAGTTTATCGCCCGCGTGCGGCAGTACGGTTAACCGGCCCCGGTGGGTGCGCTACGCTTACCCACCCTACAGGGAAGAAGGCCAACGTCGGGTTTGTAGGGCGGGTAAGCAAAGCGCACCCGCCATCATTCTGTCCGCACCCGCCGTCGCTTTACCCCTGATACTCAATCACCGACAACCCGCCGTTATAATCCGTGCTGTAAATAATCCCCTGCGCATCCACAAACACATCGCATGACTGGATCACCGGCGGGCGTCCGGGCCGCGTGTCCATCATCTTCTCTGGCGCGGCGGGCACCAGCGCGCCGGTCTCCACAGGGCGGTACGGGTTCGAGATATCGTAAGCGCGCACGCCCGCGTTCTGCCAGGTCGCGAAAATCAGCGTCGAACTCACAAAACTGCCGGGGCGGTTCTCGTGCAGATTATGCGGCCCGAAGTGCGCCCCTTTCGCCACGTAGTCGGTTTCATCCGGTTGCGGGAAGGTAGAAATACTCACCGGGTTCGACGGCTCGCGGATATCAAACAGCCAGATATGTTTTTCGCCATCCTGCTGGTTATCCAGCACCGCTTCGTCAAGCACCACCAGCAGGGAGCGTTCCGGCAGCGGCAGCGCGGTATGCGTGCCGCCGCCAAACGGCGGGCTCCAGTTACGGTGCGCAATAAGTGTCGGCTGGCTGCGATCTTTCACATCCAGAATCGTCAGCCCGCCGTCGCGCCAGCTCCCGTAGGCGGTATCGCCCGCGATAATCGCATGGTGCAGCGCGTAGCGTTTGCCGTCGGGCCAGCCGGGCGTCTCTCCCGCCGCCTGATGCATCCCCGGCAGCCACCAGCGCCCCGCCACTTCCGGTTTGCGCGGGTCGGCAAGATCGATGGTGAGGAAAATGTAATCGGTAAAGCCGTCAATAAGCGCTGAGACATACGCCCAGCGCCAGCCCACATACCAGATACGGTGAATGCCGATGCCGTCGAGCGGCAGAAAGCCGATTTCGCGCGGTTTATCGGGTGTGGCGATATCAAACACGCGAAGCCCCGCGCTCCAGCCTTTGTCCCTGACATCGCGCACCGTCTCGCCGACCGAACGGGTGTAATAGACTTTTTCGTCGGCGAAACGCGCGTCGGCGAAGAGATCGCGGGCGTTGATCACCAGCAGCAGGTCATCGTGCGTCTGGAGATGCACGTTCCAGGTGCCGGGCGGCGCGGGCACATAGCCCGCCGCTTTCGGGTTTTTCGGGTCGCGCACGTCAACGATGGAAAAACCCTGCGACACCATATGGCCGATATACGCGAAGCCCCTGTGCACCATCACCTGCACGCCGTCCGGGCGGCCGCCCTGGTCGGAGTGGCCAATCAGCCGCATATTGCGGCTGTAGTCCGGGCGCGGTAATGCGGTCGCCATTATTTATGCTTCGCTTCAAGCGTCGCAAACCACGGCGCGATGAAATCTTCCGTCTGGCCCCAGCCCGGAATGATTTTACCGAGCGCCGCCACGTTCACCGGCCCGCTCTGGCTTGCCAGCAACGCCTGCGGGATGGCCGCGGCTTTAAAATCATAGGTGGCAGGCGTCGGCTCGCCGGCGATTTTATTGGCGATAAGCCGCACGTTGGTCGCGCCAATCAGCTTCGGATCGACCGCCACGCTCACTTTCCACGGGCTGCCCGCTTCGCGCATCAGCTGCAAATCCTGGTTGGAGATATCGATGCTGTAGAGCTTGATCTCGGTGCGCCCGTTCTCTTTCAGCGCCTTATAAGCGCCCTGGCTGAAAGCGTCCCAGGTGCCCCAGATGGCGTCAATCTGGCCTTTCGGGTATTTCGCCAGCACCGCGCCCACTTTGTTGGCGGTATCGCCCTGCACGTCCGAGGAGACCGCGCCTATCGATTCCAGCTCTTTAATGCCGGGGTTTTGCTTCAGGATCTCCTGGTACGCTGCCTGGCGACGCTCCATCGGCGGGAAGCCCGCCACCCACAGCTTAATGATGTTCGCCTTGCCGTTGAAATCTTTCACCAGCTGGCCTGCGGAGAGCTGCGTGAGCGACGCGTCATCCTGCTGGGTGACGGTGACGCCCGGGATCTCACCTTTCACGGCGGTATCAAACACCGAGACTTTAATGCCCGCGTCCACAATGCGCTTCACCAGTTCGGTGGAGTACGGATCGCGCCCCTGCGAGAGAATAATGCCGTCATATTTCTGGCTGATGGCCTGATTGACGAAATCCTGGAATTTCGCGTCGTCGCCGTTGCTTAAAAAGGTGCTGACCTTAAAGCCGAGCTTTTTGCCTTCCTGAATCGCGCCCGCCACAAACTGCGTGGTGTTGTCGTCCGACCCTAAGTTGCGGATAACGGCAATGCGCACCGGCCCGTAGTGACTGGCGATGGCGTCCGGCACCGGCGCGGGCGTGGCGGCGAAACCGGGGAGCGATGAGAGCAGGCCCAGCGCCAGTAAAGAGAGCGTCAGTTTTTTCATTCTGTTTATTTCCCTGTCTGTGATTAACGTCGCTGGATGTAAGTGATGGCAAGCGCCCCAGCGAGCACCAGCCCTTTGATAATGTCCATCGCGTAATACGGCACCGAGAGCATCACCAGGCCATTGGAGAGCACGCCCAGGATCACCGCGCCCACTAACGTGCCGAGCGCGTTCGGCTTGCCGGAGCCCGCCAGCGAAAAGCCAATCCACGCCGCCGCGACGGCGTCCATCAGATAACCGCTGCCCGCGTTCACCTGCGAGGAGCCAATGCGCGAAGCGAGCAGAATGCCGCCAAGGCCCGCCAGCAGCGAG
This DNA window, taken from Cronobacter universalis NCTC 9529, encodes the following:
- the mtnK gene encoding S-methyl-5-thioribose kinase; its protein translation is MSQYRTFTASDAVAYAQQFGGLSAPEELVSAQEVGDGNLNLVFKIFDKQGISRVIVKQALPYVRCVGESWPLTLDRARLEAQTLVAHYQHCPAHTVKIHHYDPTLAVMVMEDLSDHRIWRGELIKGAHYPQAARQLGEYLAQTLFHTSDFYLHPHAKKAEVARFINPEMCEITEDLFFNDPYQVHERNNYPAELEAAVATLRDDAALKCAVAALKHRFFSHAEALLHGDIHSGSIFVADGSLKAIDAEFGYFGPVGFDVGTAIGNLLLNYCGAPGQLGIREAADAREQRLIDIATLWHTFAERFQTLAREKTRDAALAQPGYASEFLKKVWADAVGFAGTELIRRSVGLSHVADIDTIRDEEMKLSCLRHAIGLGKALILLAPRIESADEFIARVRQYG
- a CDS encoding LVIVD repeat-containing protein, yielding MATALPRPDYSRNMRLIGHSDQGGRPDGVQVMVHRGFAYIGHMVSQGFSIVDVRDPKNPKAAGYVPAPPGTWNVHLQTHDDLLLVINARDLFADARFADEKVYYTRSVGETVRDVRDKGWSAGLRVFDIATPDKPREIGFLPLDGIGIHRIWYVGWRWAYVSALIDGFTDYIFLTIDLADPRKPEVAGRWWLPGMHQAAGETPGWPDGKRYALHHAIIAGDTAYGSWRDGGLTILDVKDRSQPTLIAHRNWSPPFGGGTHTALPLPERSLLVVLDEAVLDNQQDGEKHIWLFDIREPSNPVSISTFPQPDETDYVAKGAHFGPHNLHENRPGSFVSSTLIFATWQNAGVRAYDISNPYRPVETGALVPAAPEKMMDTRPGRPPVIQSCDVFVDAQGIIYSTDYNGGLSVIEYQG
- a CDS encoding sugar ABC transporter substrate-binding protein; protein product: MKKLTLSLLALGLLSSLPGFAATPAPVPDAIASHYGPVRIAVIRNLGSDDNTTQFVAGAIQEGKKLGFKVSTFLSNGDDAKFQDFVNQAISQKYDGIILSQGRDPYSTELVKRIVDAGIKVSVFDTAVKGEIPGVTVTQQDDASLTQLSAGQLVKDFNGKANIIKLWVAGFPPMERRQAAYQEILKQNPGIKELESIGAVSSDVQGDTANKVGAVLAKYPKGQIDAIWGTWDAFSQGAYKALKENGRTEIKLYSIDISNQDLQLMREAGSPWKVSVAVDPKLIGATNVRLIANKIAGEPTPATYDFKAAAIPQALLASQSGPVNVAALGKIIPGWGQTEDFIAPWFATLEAKHK